One segment of Pontibacter akesuensis DNA contains the following:
- a CDS encoding sensor histidine kinase yields MMLLCFLATAVLYFGIPASLQTKEDYKAEAREIEQSVQHCIEEAHTQAAQLAPKLGKNTIHFSALLKASEYPVLIYRSGKLVFWSNHSIVPQVSLPSPLKTPTAIENEYGRFVVVPHQVREYEVDVYIPLQVDYQLDYAYLTPKLDEDVFSEMCVQLILDADAPLPHVRTYDGQFLFALDFDKSRNTAKMDRLELALLTFGLLFYVLFAVALCRRYVRRHAYSKGVLVLLALLISMRLLLLVLNLPFAFGEVELFDPRFYAASIWSPSVGDLLLNMLLLLVVAGSCLYLFIRNRAVSRIALLPQEKTQPLLVACMLLFFFLLLLLFRFYYNIYHNTPLVLDITRSLDFTRYRILMYGIMLVHTLALCMFTYMLATVVSVLVPKEPSTGPYKLLLLIAGILLMLTGWFVTELFTVVFVGFVFWAIIIFAAQHQNAVSMAYRTYLFFFLVVIVSAITGAMSLFSHYHNDLKTYKQNLAFNILQDNDVLGEYQLNQVATQIASDELIQSKMMGPYVDAFFIKRKITKQYLNEYFDKYEISVLLFDGNGRTLESADTTATTLQELRRQFDQPGTQTEHENLFLLKDPMRYNARVYLKLIQVPLGNRQTGTIALRLTLKKLLPNSVVPELLTDQKYDQPFRRDMLSYAIYDDTKLRYSEGEYDYATNFNPYLLEKEEFYRQGLAHGNYHHFGVQSSKGHVLIITTEKYGSREVLSNFSFLFLLFLGGLILSGMLYLLVRRRHLRPFSPNFSTKIQIFLNFGILLPMLLISVTTASLVTASYKKDLMQTYEQRGEAIQDYLSQQLSQRLLQSPEQLQQSIADIAAISETDINLYDRHGKLLVTSQPLIFEAGLLSKLVNPEAFAAISERQALRVLLEEQTGNLSFNAIYLPLRYESNPAELAGFIGIPFFDSEKELDLKLIELVTTTMNIFTVMFITFMVLTFFASRALTVPLRMLADKLNRTSLTGKNEMLAYKGADEIGMLVNEYNRMLLTLEQNKQDLAMQEKEAAWREMARQVAHEIKNPLTPMKLSLQYLQKAIAEKRPNTEQLIDKISHTLITQINILNDIASSFSSFTAMPEPKAEPIDVAAALHKAADLHNDPATAILTKAIPAQPVIVKSDESLMVRTFNNLLLNAIQSVPASRKPDIRVKLELQPAREVLISIRDNGSGIPQDIQSKVFIPNFSTKYTGSGIGLAVAKRGIENAGGRIWFETEEGKGTVFYILLPLADE; encoded by the coding sequence ATGATGCTGCTGTGCTTTCTGGCGACAGCAGTTCTGTATTTTGGCATTCCGGCATCGCTGCAGACAAAGGAGGATTACAAGGCAGAGGCACGGGAAATTGAGCAAAGCGTGCAGCATTGCATTGAAGAAGCGCATACTCAGGCGGCGCAGTTGGCCCCTAAACTCGGCAAAAACACTATTCATTTTTCTGCCCTTTTAAAAGCCTCAGAGTACCCGGTGCTCATTTACCGCTCTGGTAAACTGGTATTCTGGTCGAACCACTCCATCGTGCCGCAGGTGAGCCTGCCCTCTCCACTTAAAACCCCGACGGCAATCGAAAATGAGTATGGCCGTTTTGTGGTTGTGCCGCACCAGGTTCGGGAGTATGAGGTGGATGTATATATTCCGCTGCAGGTAGATTACCAACTGGATTACGCATACCTCACACCAAAACTGGATGAGGATGTTTTTAGTGAAATGTGCGTGCAATTGATTCTGGATGCCGATGCTCCATTGCCGCACGTGCGCACCTACGATGGCCAGTTCCTTTTTGCGCTTGACTTTGACAAAAGCCGCAATACGGCCAAGATGGACCGGCTGGAGTTGGCGTTGCTAACCTTTGGATTGCTGTTTTATGTGTTGTTCGCCGTAGCCTTGTGCCGGCGTTACGTGCGGCGGCACGCCTATAGCAAGGGAGTGCTGGTGCTGCTAGCGCTGCTGATATCGATGCGCCTGTTGCTGCTGGTGCTCAACCTTCCGTTTGCTTTCGGCGAGGTGGAGCTGTTTGACCCAAGGTTCTATGCGGCCTCCATCTGGTCGCCTTCGGTAGGCGATCTGCTGCTGAACATGCTGCTATTGCTGGTGGTGGCAGGCAGCTGCCTATACTTATTTATCCGCAACAGGGCCGTTTCCCGCATAGCGCTGTTGCCGCAGGAGAAAACGCAGCCGCTGCTGGTGGCCTGCATGCTGCTCTTCTTTTTTCTGCTGCTGCTGCTTTTCCGCTTTTACTATAACATTTACCACAACACCCCGCTGGTGCTTGACATCACCCGCTCCCTTGATTTTACAAGATACCGGATTCTGATGTACGGCATTATGCTGGTGCATACACTGGCGCTGTGCATGTTCACGTACATGCTGGCTACGGTGGTGTCGGTGCTGGTGCCGAAGGAACCTTCTACCGGGCCGTACAAGCTGTTGCTGCTGATAGCCGGTATTCTGCTGATGCTGACAGGCTGGTTTGTGACGGAGCTGTTTACGGTGGTTTTCGTGGGCTTCGTTTTCTGGGCCATTATCATCTTTGCGGCGCAGCACCAGAATGCGGTAAGTATGGCTTACCGGACGTACCTGTTTTTCTTTTTGGTTGTGATCGTGAGTGCCATCACGGGCGCCATGTCGTTGTTTTCGCATTACCACAACGACCTGAAGACGTACAAGCAGAACCTTGCTTTCAATATCCTGCAGGATAACGACGTGCTGGGCGAGTACCAACTAAACCAGGTGGCGACCCAGATCGCCTCAGACGAGCTGATACAGTCGAAGATGATGGGACCGTATGTGGATGCTTTTTTCATCAAGCGTAAAATTACAAAGCAGTACCTGAACGAGTACTTCGACAAGTATGAGATCAGCGTGCTGCTTTTCGACGGGAACGGCAGGACACTGGAAAGCGCCGACACAACGGCCACTACACTGCAGGAGCTGCGACGCCAGTTCGATCAGCCCGGTACGCAGACAGAACATGAAAACCTATTCCTGCTGAAGGACCCGATGCGCTATAACGCGCGCGTGTACCTCAAGCTGATTCAGGTGCCGCTCGGCAACAGGCAGACCGGGACAATTGCGCTGCGCCTTACGCTGAAGAAGCTCTTGCCGAACAGCGTAGTGCCGGAACTTCTCACCGACCAGAAGTATGACCAGCCGTTCCGCCGCGACATGCTGAGCTACGCCATTTACGATGACACCAAACTGCGCTACAGCGAAGGCGAGTACGATTACGCCACAAACTTCAATCCCTATTTGCTGGAAAAGGAGGAGTTTTACCGCCAGGGTCTGGCGCACGGTAACTACCACCATTTCGGCGTACAGAGCAGCAAAGGACATGTTCTCATTATCACCACCGAGAAGTATGGCAGCCGGGAAGTACTGTCTAATTTCTCGTTTTTGTTCTTGCTGTTCCTGGGAGGGTTGATTCTGAGCGGTATGTTATACTTGCTGGTACGGCGACGGCATTTGCGCCCGTTCAGCCCGAACTTCAGCACCAAGATTCAGATTTTCCTCAATTTCGGAATTCTGCTTCCGATGCTGCTCATCAGCGTCACCACGGCCAGCCTGGTAACTGCCTCCTATAAAAAAGACCTGATGCAGACGTACGAGCAGCGGGGAGAGGCGATACAGGATTATCTGTCGCAGCAACTTAGCCAGCGTTTGCTGCAAAGCCCCGAGCAATTGCAGCAAAGTATAGCCGACATCGCGGCCATCTCTGAAACCGATATTAACCTGTACGACCGGCACGGCAAACTGCTGGTCACCAGTCAACCGCTGATTTTTGAGGCGGGGCTACTTTCTAAGTTGGTGAATCCGGAAGCCTTTGCGGCCATTTCGGAACGGCAGGCGCTCAGGGTGCTGCTGGAGGAGCAAACCGGCAATTTAAGCTTCAATGCTATTTACCTGCCGCTCCGTTACGAGAGCAATCCAGCCGAGCTAGCCGGCTTTATCGGCATTCCGTTTTTTGACTCTGAAAAGGAGTTGGACCTGAAGCTGATTGAGCTGGTGACAACCACCATGAACATTTTCACGGTGATGTTCATCACGTTCATGGTGCTCACCTTCTTTGCCTCCCGCGCCCTGACCGTGCCGCTGCGCATGCTGGCTGATAAGCTAAACCGCACTTCGCTGACAGGGAAAAATGAAATGCTGGCCTACAAAGGAGCCGATGAAATAGGAATGCTGGTGAACGAGTACAACCGCATGCTGCTCACGCTGGAGCAGAACAAGCAGGACTTGGCCATGCAGGAGAAGGAGGCGGCCTGGCGCGAGATGGCCCGTCAGGTGGCGCACGAAATAAAGAACCCGCTTACGCCGATGAAGCTCTCGCTGCAGTACTTGCAGAAGGCGATTGCTGAAAAACGGCCGAACACAGAGCAGCTGATTGATAAGATTTCGCACACGCTGATCACGCAGATCAATATCCTGAACGACATTGCCTCTTCGTTCTCCAGCTTCACGGCTATGCCCGAGCCGAAGGCAGAGCCAATTGATGTGGCGGCCGCCCTGCACAAAGCAGCTGATCTGCACAACGATCCGGCCACTGCCATACTTACCAAAGCCATTCCGGCTCAGCCGGTAATCGTGAAGTCAGACGAGAGTTTGATGGTACGTACCTTCAATAACCTGCTGCTGAACGCTATTCAGTCGGTGCCGGCCAGCCGGAAGCCGGACATCCGCGTGAAACTGGAACTGCAACCTGCCCGCGAGGTGTTAATCTCGATCAGAGATAATGGCAGCGGTATACCACAAGATATTCAGAGTAAGGTGTTTATCCCGAATTTCAGTACGAAGTATACTGGCTCGGGTATTGGGCTTGCTGTGGCCAAACGCGGCATCGAGAATGCCGGCGGGCGCATCTGGTTTGAAACCGAGGAAGGCAAAGGCACGGTCTTCTATATTCTTTTACCGCTGGCAGATGAATAG